The Salmo salar chromosome ssa02, Ssal_v3.1, whole genome shotgun sequence genome segment ACATTTAACTAACATTTGAtaattaatccagagattcttacctttgcctcaattcggcatttgtagttctttataatagccacattagcagataattagcatttcatttgttgggggtaaatacaggcaaatatattgataaaagtcaccttgtctgagagaagttttctaaaatcccctatgggaaaaatgcatggtggaaaaacaattggaaccatttccctgtttgatcgctaggttttatgggtataatGACTCATACTGTGATACTCTATAGGATCGTGCTAGGCTTTACTTGTTCCCACTGTAAAACGACACAGATGAACCATCTTAGGTTAGTTCTAAATATCTTTGCCCCATTGGTGCATATACCAGAGGTATCACCTGTCCACTTCCTCTAGCTGAAGGTAAGGAGACAACTATTGAGgagcacacacacaataactcacCAGTTGTTCATTGGCCTCCATCTTGAGGAATCGAGAGATGAACTGAGAGAGTGATTGCACTGTCCTCCCTTTCTCTACTGACCATTTCTTTGTCTTCATGATGGGGGTGTCTCCTACTGccttcaacaacacatcaactagggagagaaggaggaagggagaatgagagagagacagaatacatGTATATTTTGCATAATAGACTGCTAGACTAAAGTTAATGCCCTGATCtgtgttatcaaatcaaattttattggtcacatacacatgattagcagatgttattgcaagtgtagcgaaaagcttgtgcttctagttccgacagtgccgcaatatctaacatgtaatctaacaattccacaacaagtACCTAAtagacacaaatctaagtaaaggaatggaataagaatatatacatataaatatatggatgggcaatgacagagcggcataggaaagatgcaatagatggtataaaatgcaatatatacatatgagatgagtgatggaagatatgtaaacattattaaagtggcattattaaagtgactagtgatcgaTGTATTAGCCACATAACCTAATTTTGCAACCTAAACTATCATAGGTTTGCAGCTATGTTATAGTCAGCTGGAAAAATAGGTAGATCTTGGACTGTGAAATCATTATGATCATGACACACGCCGTAACGTCTGAAAATAGATTTTGGCATGTTCTGTGTAGTAAGAAATAAAAAAAGATGTCTCAGCCTTAAACATGCTTTTATAACGTGTTAAAGTAAGAGGTAACATAGTTTGAAATGCAAGATAAACGTTAACGATTCACCCAGAGCCCGCCCTACTTAATGTCTGGGCATTCCTGACCATCGATTCGCTGTTTACAAAATTGTTTCAATTCTATTGACTGAGACAACTGTCAATCAACCTCTTCCGGGTCAGTTTGCTTGTAAACAGAAAGCACGATATCTTACTGTAAATTTAAATGTGAGTCAAACAGTCTCTCATAATTTACTTTTTTTCTTCTCGTCTGCCGTCCCCAAGTCTTCCGTAGGCTGTTGTGGGGTTGAAGGCTCATCTTTTTGCGTTTCTGTAGGAGACTCTGCGTTGTCAGACATCCTCAGCAGTCCTTATCATGAGTGTGTGCACTAGATTCTGACGCGCACTCGTTATGGGGAAAACGCTGCATGCTATTGGCCGAAACCAATGTCAATGCTCAATGCATCTCATTCGATTGGTGTATAGGATGTTGTGGCGTTGTAAACAGTGGTCGTAGTTGACAG includes the following:
- the LOC106576885 gene encoding ubiquitin-like protein ATG12 produces the protein MSDNAESPTETQKDEPSTPQQPTEDLGTADEKKKIDVLLKAVGDTPIMKTKKWSVEKGRTVQSLSQFISRFLKMEANEQLFIYVNQSFSPSPDQEVGVLFECFGSDGKLVLHYCKSQAWG